Proteins from a genomic interval of Medicago truncatula cultivar Jemalong A17 chromosome 3, MtrunA17r5.0-ANR, whole genome shotgun sequence:
- the LOC25491106 gene encoding protein NETWORKED 4A — MDRYVRQMLKLIEENGDSFAQKAEMYYQKRPELISVVEEFYRGYRSLAERYEHVTGELWKNIPSDLQSQASNVSDNGSEPHSWPHSPRKMVRKISSSRAAGFDFFLGSGGNSYGYDSPYQKDGDGSSTLTDSDDEFDDASSINSASGLFGNASDHGLNKRVIELEIELREAKEKIFMYEQQEQEHCEDFGVKINAYEQELRNVNEKLRLSEEEINKLKIEVEKYKSNQSSTHFDDSNCSGMSQGQSIQDLGTISTNELPSILEEDIKVKNEEMDLKFFEDELRMAKERVENFEMQISTLKNEASKSHETIQQLQDQLHLSHKETATWKTKFNSETKDNTKLQEKVARLKINVADKEHEIKDLKSVLSDTEQKSFFEKARLKTEVCKLFEQQTQMEETFKDEIEILKEEIKDKKNSIEDLNMSLDGLILESDNLNGEFGLLKEEMNLRGKKIEEAHRHVVELESRAKELENEIEKQKIEILERAEEKREAIRQLCFSLEHYRNGYNVLRKAFIDHKRFPLLAS; from the coding sequence ATGGATCGTTACGTTCGACAAATGCTGAAACTAATTGAAGAGAATGGAGATTCATTTGCACAAAAAGCTGAAATGTATTACCAAAAGAGACCAGAATTGATTTCTGTTGTCGAAGAGTTTTACCGTGGCTATCGATCTTTAGCTGAACGTTATGAACATGTAACGGGTGAATTATGGAAAAACATACCTTCTGATCTTCAATCTCAAGCTTCAAATGTTTCTGATAACGGTTCCGAACCACATTCTTGGCCTCATTCTCCTAGAAAAATGGTACGTAAAATATCGAGTAGCCGTGCTGCAGGGTTCGATTTCTTTCTCGGTTCCGGTGGAAATAGTTATGGTTATGATTCACCATATCAAAAAGATGGAGATGGATCTTCTACTTTGACAGATTcagatgatgaatttgatgatgctTCATCTATCAATAGTGCTTCAGGTTTATTTGGGAATGCAAGTGATCATGGATTGAATAAAAGAGTGATTGAATTGGAAATCGAGTTGCGTGAGGCGAAAGAAAAGATTTTCATGTATgaacaacaagaacaagaacattGTGAGGATTTTGGTGTCAAAATCAATGCATATGAACAAGAACTGAGGAATGTGAATGAAAAGTTAAGGCTTTCAGAAGAGGAAATTAATAAACTTAAGATTGAGGTTGAAAAATATAAGTCTAACCAATCATCGACACATTTCGATGATAGTAATTGTTCCGGAATGAGTCAGGGCCAATCCATACAGGACCTCGGCACTATCAGTACTAATGAATTACCATCAATATTAGAAGAAGATATTAaggtgaaaaatgaagaaatggatCTTAAATTCTTTGAAGATGAGCTTAGAATGGCAAAAGAGAGAGTTGAGAATTTTGAGATGCAAATTTCTACATTGAAAAATGAAGCAAGTAAGTCACATGAAACTATTCAACAATTGCAAGATCAACTTCACTTGTCACACAAGGAAACTGCTACATGGAAAACTAAATTCAATTCTGAGACAAAAGATAACACTAAACTTCAAGAAAAAGTTGCAAGGTTGAAAATAAATGTAGCAGATAAAGAACATGAGATCAAGGATTTAAAATCTGTTTTATCCGATACAGAACAAAAAAGCTTCTTCGAAAAAGCACGGTTAAAGACGGAAGTATGTAAATTGTTTGAACAACAGACTCAAATGGAAGAGACATTCAAAGATGAAATTGAGATATTGAAGGAAGAaattaaggataaaaaaaacaGTATAGAAGATCTTAATATGAGTCTTGATGGCTTAATATTAGAGAGTGATAATCTCAATGGAGAATTTGGTTTACTCAAAGAAGAGATGAATTTAAGaggtaaaaaaattgaagaggCACATAGACATGTGGTGGAGCTAGAATCAAGAGCTAAAGAactagaaaatgaaattgagaagCAAAAGATTGAGATATTAGAAAGAGCTGAAGAGAAACGTGAGGCTATAAGACAATTATGTTTCTCACTTGAGCATTATAGAAATGGATATAATGTTCTTAGAAAGGCTTTCATAGATCACAAGAGGTTTCCACTTTTGGCATCATAA